Proteins from a single region of Amblyomma americanum isolate KBUSLIRL-KWMA chromosome 10, ASM5285725v1, whole genome shotgun sequence:
- the LOC144108700 gene encoding putative nicotine oxidoreductase → MYGFRGNLSTQDVLLQLKEEVLEIIPKAGENIVMALDIKGAFDNVSHAAIMERLNNTNCGRRIHDYVKDFLTNRTATVGLGELRSDVFTTPSKGTPQGSVISHTLFNVAMIGLARKLAEIQSIQHAMYADDITV, encoded by the coding sequence ATGTATGGCTTCAGGGGTAACCTCTCGACGCAAGacgtcctcctgcaactcaaggAAGAGGTCCTCGAAATAATTCCCAAAGCTGGCGAAAACATAGTCATGGCTCTCGACAtaaaaggagccttcgacaatgtTAGCCATGCAGCCATAATGGAGAGGCTGAACAACACCAATTGCGGAAGACGGATCCACGATTACGTGAAGGACTTCCTGACCAACCGAACAGCCACAGTGGGACTGGGGGAGCTGCGAAGCGATGTCTTCACCACTCCAAGCAAAGGCACGccccaaggctcggtcatctcgcaCACGCTCTTTAatgtggcgatgatcggcctggCAAGGAAACTCGCCGAAATCCAAAGCattcaacacgcgatgtacgcagacgacatcacggtTTAG